A window of the Desulfovibrio sp. Fe33 genome harbors these coding sequences:
- the queD gene encoding 6-carboxytetrahydropterin synthase QueD has product MPGKWKLTITQEFSASHQLRNYCGKCENMHGHNFGVEVVVEGDTLDPKVQYLVDFKELKQRTKAVLEKLDHKHLNEVECFTEINPSSENLAMFIYRNLKGTLPENVSLVEVSVSEKNSSKATYWEE; this is encoded by the coding sequence ATGCCCGGCAAATGGAAATTGACCATCACCCAGGAATTCTCGGCCTCGCACCAACTGCGCAACTACTGCGGCAAGTGCGAGAACATGCACGGCCACAACTTCGGTGTGGAAGTGGTGGTCGAGGGCGACACCCTGGACCCCAAGGTCCAGTACCTCGTGGACTTCAAGGAGTTGAAGCAGCGCACCAAAGCCGTGCTGGAAAAACTCGACCACAAGCATCTCAACGAGGTTGAGTGCTTCACCGAGATCAACCCCTCCTCCGAGAACCTGGCCATGTTCATCTACCGGAACCTCAAGGGCACCCTGCCCGAGAACGTCTCCCTGGTGGAGGTCTCCGTTTCGGAGAAGAATTCGTCCAAGGCCACCT
- a CDS encoding nucleotide pyrophosphohydrolase codes for MNDSLDALNERHRRFVEERNWQKHQTPKNLVMALTGEVGELNELFQWLTPEESRAMDDGHKKAVAEEMADVLIYLVRLADEMGIDLVAAAHEKCETNERKYPAEAFRDGRMRPHEYKESR; via the coding sequence ATGAACGATTCACTCGACGCACTCAACGAACGACATCGCCGGTTCGTGGAAGAACGCAATTGGCAGAAGCACCAGACGCCCAAGAACCTTGTCATGGCCCTGACCGGCGAGGTCGGGGAACTGAACGAACTGTTCCAGTGGCTCACCCCCGAGGAGAGCCGCGCCATGGACGACGGGCATAAAAAGGCCGTTGCCGAGGAAATGGCCGACGTGCTGATATATTTGGTCAGGCTGGCCGACGAAATGGGTATCGACCTGGTTGCGGCCGCCCACGAAAAATGCGAGACCAACGAGCGGAAATACCCGGCCGAAGCTTTCCGCGACGGACGCATGAGGCCGCACGAATACAAGGAGTCCAGATAA